A portion of the Pseudomonas koreensis genome contains these proteins:
- the recJ gene encoding single-stranded-DNA-specific exonuclease RecJ — translation MRIEPRQLPATLPFLGDLPPLLTRLYAARGVQSEAELDKSLARLIPFQQLKGIDAAVDLLVTALEQRQRILIVGDFDADGATASTVGVLGLRLLGAAHVDYLVPNRFEYGYGLTPEIVEVALTREPQLLITVDNGISSVEGVAAAKRAGLKVLITDHHLPGDELPQADALVNPNQPGCEFPSKALAGVGVIFYVLMALRARLRSLGWYESKPQPNIGELLDLVALGSVADVVPLDANNRILVHQGLERIRAGRARPGIKAILEVAKRDAARITSTDLGFIVGPRLNAAGRLDDMSLGIECLLTADANLAREMAAQLDGMNQDRKSIEQGMQREALAQLKDLPVESMPFGLCLFDPEWHQGVIGILASRMKERYFRPTIAFADAGEGLLKGSGRSVQGFHIRDALSVVAAQHPNLIAKYGGHAMAAGLTLPQENFPLFAEAFDAEVRRQLREEDLTGRMLSDGTLAIEEFHLELARALRHAGPWGQHFPEPLFHGVFQLVEQRVVGERHLKVVLKSECGSVKLDGIAFGIDRDIWPNPTIQWVELAYKLDVNEFRGNETVQLMIAHIQPR, via the coding sequence ATGCGTATCGAACCTCGTCAACTGCCTGCCACGCTGCCTTTCCTCGGTGATCTGCCGCCACTGCTGACCCGCCTGTACGCGGCGCGGGGCGTGCAATCGGAAGCGGAGCTGGACAAAAGTCTGGCGCGCTTGATCCCGTTTCAGCAGCTTAAAGGCATCGATGCGGCGGTTGACCTGCTGGTGACGGCATTGGAGCAACGCCAGCGCATTCTGATCGTCGGCGACTTCGATGCGGACGGCGCCACCGCCAGCACCGTCGGTGTGCTCGGCTTGCGCCTGCTGGGCGCGGCACATGTCGATTATCTTGTGCCCAACCGTTTCGAATACGGCTACGGCCTGACCCCGGAAATCGTCGAAGTTGCGCTGACTCGTGAACCGCAATTATTGATCACCGTCGACAACGGTATTTCCAGCGTCGAAGGCGTCGCGGCGGCCAAGCGTGCCGGACTGAAGGTGCTGATCACCGACCACCACTTGCCCGGCGATGAACTGCCGCAGGCCGATGCGCTGGTCAATCCGAACCAGCCGGGCTGCGAATTTCCGAGCAAGGCACTGGCCGGCGTCGGGGTGATTTTCTATGTATTGATGGCCTTGCGCGCGCGCCTGCGCAGCCTCGGCTGGTACGAGAGCAAACCACAACCGAACATCGGCGAACTGCTTGACTTGGTGGCCTTGGGCAGCGTCGCCGACGTGGTGCCGCTGGATGCCAACAACCGCATTCTGGTACACCAGGGCCTGGAGCGGATTCGCGCCGGTCGGGCGCGGCCGGGGATCAAGGCGATCCTCGAAGTCGCCAAGCGTGATGCGGCGCGGATCACTTCCACCGACCTGGGTTTTATCGTCGGCCCGCGTCTGAATGCCGCCGGGCGCCTGGACGACATGAGCCTGGGCATCGAATGCCTGCTCACCGCTGATGCCAATCTGGCTCGGGAAATGGCTGCGCAACTGGACGGCATGAACCAGGATCGCAAATCCATCGAGCAGGGCATGCAGCGTGAAGCGCTGGCGCAGCTCAAGGATCTGCCGGTCGAATCGATGCCGTTCGGTTTGTGCCTGTTCGATCCGGAGTGGCACCAAGGCGTGATCGGCATTCTCGCTTCGCGCATGAAAGAGCGGTATTTCCGCCCGACCATTGCCTTCGCCGATGCCGGTGAGGGTTTGCTCAAGGGCTCCGGGCGTTCAGTGCAAGGTTTCCATATCCGCGATGCGCTGAGCGTGGTTGCGGCACAGCATCCGAACCTGATCGCCAAATATGGTGGTCACGCGATGGCCGCTGGTCTGACCTTGCCGCAGGAGAATTTTCCGCTGTTCGCCGAGGCATTCGACGCCGAAGTGCGTAGGCAACTTCGCGAGGAAGACCTCACCGGGCGTATGTTGTCGGACGGCACGCTGGCCATCGAAGAGTTCCACCTCGAACTGGCCCGCGCCTTGCGCCACGCCGGGCCGTGGGGTCAGCATTTTCCCGAGCCTCTGTTTCATGGCGTGTTTCAGCTGGTCGAGCAGCGCGTGGTTGGCGAACGGCATTTGAAAGTGGTGCTGAAAAGCGAATGCGGCTCGGTGAAACTCGATGGCATCGCGTTTGGGATCGATCGGGATATCTGGCCGAACCCGACGATTCAATGGGTTGAACTGGCTTACAAGCTTGACGTTAACGAGTTTCGCGGCAACGAGACTGTGCAGTTGATGATTGCTCACATCCAACCGCGTTGA
- a CDS encoding NADH:flavin oxidoreductase/NADH oxidase: MSLLLEPFTLRQLTLPNRIAVSPMCQYSSVDGLANDWHLVHLGSRAVGGAGLVFTEATAVTADGRITAEDLGLWNDEQIAPLQRITRFITAQGAVAGIQLAHAGRKASTHRPWIGKHGSVKPEDGGWTPVGPSPIAFDPQHTQPKQLDEGQIAEVIQAFVDAAKRALTAGFSVVEVHAAHGYLLHQFLSPLSNQRRDQYGGSFENRIRLVLQVTEAVRAVWPEELPVFVRVSATDWVEDGWNPDETVELARRLHALGADLIDVSSGGTAANAEIPVGPGYQTRFAERVRKESGIATGTVGMITEPAQAEHILRTCQADIIFLARELLRDPYWPLHADDDLGGRKAVWPAQYQRATHRDQPIHESDLRD, encoded by the coding sequence ATGAGTCTGCTGCTTGAACCCTTTACCCTTCGCCAACTGACCTTGCCTAACCGCATCGCCGTGTCGCCGATGTGCCAGTACTCCAGCGTCGACGGCCTGGCCAACGACTGGCATCTGGTGCACTTGGGCAGCCGCGCGGTGGGCGGTGCCGGGCTGGTTTTCACCGAAGCCACGGCGGTCACCGCCGACGGGCGCATCACCGCCGAAGACCTCGGTCTGTGGAATGACGAACAGATCGCTCCGCTGCAACGCATCACCCGCTTCATCACCGCCCAAGGCGCGGTCGCCGGTATTCAACTGGCCCATGCCGGGCGCAAGGCCAGCACCCACCGGCCGTGGATTGGCAAGCATGGCAGCGTCAAACCTGAAGATGGCGGCTGGACCCCGGTCGGGCCATCGCCGATTGCTTTCGATCCGCAGCATACGCAGCCGAAACAGCTGGATGAAGGGCAGATCGCTGAAGTGATCCAGGCCTTCGTCGATGCGGCCAAACGCGCGCTGACGGCCGGTTTCAGCGTGGTTGAGGTGCATGCCGCGCATGGCTATCTGCTCCATCAGTTTCTTTCGCCGCTGAGCAATCAACGCCGCGATCAGTACGGTGGTTCGTTCGAGAACCGTATCCGTCTGGTGCTGCAGGTCACCGAAGCGGTGCGGGCGGTGTGGCCGGAAGAACTGCCGGTATTCGTTCGCGTCTCGGCGACCGATTGGGTTGAAGACGGCTGGAATCCGGATGAGACCGTGGAGCTGGCGCGGCGTCTGCACGCCCTTGGCGCGGATCTGATCGATGTGTCGTCGGGCGGGACTGCGGCCAATGCGGAGATTCCGGTCGGGCCCGGTTATCAGACGCGCTTCGCCGAGCGCGTACGCAAAGAGTCAGGCATTGCCACCGGCACTGTCGGAATGATTACCGAGCCGGCGCAGGCCGAGCATATTCTTCGCACCTGTCAGGCCGATATCATTTTCCTCGCCCGCGAGCTACTGCGTGATCCGTACTGGCCGCTGCACGCCGATGATGATCTGGGCGGGCGCAAAGCGGTATGGCCGGCGCAGTATCAGCGCGCGACCCATCGCGACCAGCCGATTCATGAGTCGGATTTGCGTGATTGA
- a CDS encoding glucan biosynthesis protein D has product MHRRNLLKASMAIAAYTGLSASGLLAARAWAANGGAADGEAQAFDFESLKRQAKQLAGNAYQDTKQVLPPTLASMTPQNFNAIRYDGEHSLWKENKGQLDVQFFHVGMGFRQPVRMYSVDPKTRMAREVHFRPALFNYENTSVDTQQLKGDLGFAGFKLFKAPELDRHDVVSFLGASYFRAVDATGQYGLSARGLAIDTYAKKREEFPDFTKFWFETPDKNATRFVVYALLDSPSATGAYRFDIDCQAERVVMEIDAHINARTTIEQLGVAPMTSMFSCGTHERRMCDTIHPQIHDSDRLAMWRGNGEWICRPLNNPATLQFNAFADKDPKGFGLVQTDHEFANYQDTVDWYSKRPSLWVEPTTAWGEGSIDLLEIPTTGETLDNIVAFWTPKKPVAAGDSLNYGYKLYWSALPPVGTPLARVHATRSGMGGFTEGWAPGEHYPPVWARRFAVDFTGGGLERLPQGTGIEPVITCSNGKVQDFSVLVLDDIKGYRILFDWYPTNDSVEPVELRLFIRTNDRTLSETWLYQYFPPAPDKRKYP; this is encoded by the coding sequence ATGCACCGCAGGAATTTGCTCAAAGCGTCCATGGCCATTGCGGCCTATACCGGTCTTTCCGCGTCGGGCCTGTTGGCCGCTCGCGCCTGGGCGGCCAATGGTGGCGCCGCTGATGGCGAGGCCCAGGCCTTCGATTTCGAGTCGCTGAAGCGTCAGGCCAAGCAGCTCGCTGGCAATGCCTATCAGGATACGAAACAGGTGTTGCCGCCGACCCTGGCGTCTATGACTCCACAGAATTTCAACGCGATCCGCTACGACGGCGAGCATTCCCTGTGGAAGGAGAACAAAGGCCAGTTGGACGTGCAGTTCTTCCACGTCGGCATGGGCTTCCGTCAACCGGTGCGCATGTACAGCGTTGATCCGAAGACGCGCATGGCCCGCGAAGTACATTTCCGCCCGGCGCTGTTCAACTACGAGAACACTTCGGTCGACACCCAGCAGCTCAAGGGCGACCTGGGTTTTGCCGGTTTCAAACTGTTCAAGGCGCCGGAGCTGGATCGGCATGACGTGGTGTCGTTTCTCGGCGCCAGTTATTTCCGGGCGGTTGATGCCACTGGCCAATATGGCCTCTCCGCACGCGGCCTGGCCATCGACACGTACGCGAAGAAGCGCGAAGAGTTTCCCGACTTCACCAAGTTCTGGTTCGAGACGCCGGACAAGAACGCCACGCGCTTTGTGGTCTACGCCCTGCTCGACTCGCCGAGCGCCACCGGCGCCTATCGCTTCGACATCGATTGCCAGGCCGAGCGCGTGGTCATGGAAATCGACGCGCACATCAACGCTCGAACCACCATCGAACAACTCGGCGTGGCGCCGATGACCAGCATGTTCAGCTGCGGCACCCACGAACGACGCATGTGCGACACCATTCACCCGCAAATTCACGACTCCGATCGCCTGGCCATGTGGCGCGGCAATGGCGAGTGGATTTGCCGGCCGCTGAATAACCCGGCAACGTTGCAATTCAACGCGTTCGCCGACAAGGATCCGAAAGGCTTCGGCCTTGTGCAAACCGACCACGAATTCGCCAACTATCAGGACACTGTCGACTGGTACAGCAAACGCCCGAGCCTGTGGGTAGAACCTACAACCGCCTGGGGCGAAGGCTCTATCGATCTGCTGGAAATTCCTACAACCGGCGAGACGCTGGATAACATCGTCGCGTTCTGGACGCCGAAGAAACCCGTGGCTGCCGGTGATTCGCTGAATTACGGTTACAAGCTGTACTGGAGCGCACTGCCACCGGTCGGCACACCACTGGCACGGGTGCACGCAACGCGTTCGGGCATGGGCGGCTTCACCGAGGGCTGGGCGCCGGGTGAACACTACCCGCCGGTCTGGGCGCGGCGTTTTGCCGTGGACTTCACCGGTGGCGGCCTGGAGCGCCTGCCACAGGGCACCGGGATCGAGCCGGTGATCACCTGTTCCAACGGCAAGGTGCAGGACTTCAGCGTGCTGGTGCTGGATGACATCAAGGGTTATCGGATTCTGTTCGATTGGTACCCGACCAATGACAGCGTCGAGCCAGTGGAACTGCGCCTGTTCATTCGCACCAACGATCGCACGCTGAGCGAGACCTGGCTGTACCAGTATTTCCCGCCGGCGCCGGACAAGCGTAAATATCCTTGA
- a CDS encoding AbrB/MazE/SpoVT family DNA-binding domain-containing protein: MTTTMTSKGQVTIPKPIRDALRLTPGSAIEFSVNEQGEVVLHSARHDPGQPNTPDRFDAVRGKADIKWRTDDLMALLRGDD; this comes from the coding sequence ATGACGACAACCATGACCAGCAAGGGCCAAGTCACTATTCCCAAACCCATACGCGACGCCTTGCGCCTGACGCCGGGGTCGGCTATTGAGTTCAGCGTCAATGAGCAGGGTGAAGTGGTTTTGCACAGCGCCAGACACGATCCAGGTCAACCAAACACACCGGATCGGTTTGACGCAGTTCGTGGCAAGGCAGATATCAAATGGCGGACGGATGACTTGATGGCATTACTCCGGGGGGATGATTGA
- a CDS encoding type II toxin-antitoxin system VapC family toxin → MVLVDTNVLIDVLEDDPVWAEWSIQQLRSQSLIHDLVINPVVYAELSQTFSSFETLDEVVNQLGLVVQEIPRPALFLAGKAFVRYRKVGGGKHNVLADFFIGAHAAVKKLPLLTRDSKRYRNYFPSVQLITPS, encoded by the coding sequence ATGGTATTGGTCGATACCAACGTATTGATCGATGTTCTGGAGGACGATCCCGTGTGGGCTGAATGGTCGATTCAGCAGCTTCGGTCTCAGTCATTGATCCACGATTTAGTAATCAACCCGGTTGTTTACGCAGAACTGTCCCAGACGTTCTCTTCATTCGAAACCTTGGATGAAGTCGTTAACCAGCTAGGGCTGGTCGTCCAGGAAATTCCGCGACCTGCGCTTTTTCTTGCCGGCAAGGCGTTCGTACGTTATCGAAAAGTGGGTGGTGGAAAACACAACGTGCTGGCTGATTTCTTTATCGGTGCACATGCAGCGGTAAAGAAGCTCCCGTTGTTAACTCGGGATTCCAAGCGGTATCGCAATTACTTCCCCTCGGTCCAGTTAATCACACCCTCCTGA
- a CDS encoding tellurite resistance TerB family protein, which produces MNTRGLLDQLLKSGQEMLQNKAGGASNKSAASGLGGLLGGSSGSSGLGGLLSGAGGGALAAGAMGLLLGNKKVRKVGGKVAIYGGLAALGVLAYKAYGNYNAQKGSAPQREPQTLDRLPPAQVEEHSQAILKALVAAAKADGHIDERERELIEGEFTKLDNDQELQHWLHAELNKPLDPTDVARAASTPEMAAEMYIASVMLVDEDNFMEKSYLDELARQLKLEPGLKVELERQVRLAGA; this is translated from the coding sequence ATGAACACCCGTGGATTGCTCGATCAACTGCTCAAATCCGGGCAGGAAATGCTGCAGAACAAGGCTGGCGGCGCTTCCAACAAATCGGCTGCCAGCGGACTTGGCGGCTTGCTCGGTGGCTCGTCTGGCTCCAGCGGCCTCGGCGGCCTGCTGTCCGGCGCGGGCGGCGGCGCATTGGCCGCGGGCGCGATGGGCCTGCTGCTCGGCAACAAAAAAGTCCGCAAGGTCGGCGGCAAAGTCGCCATCTACGGCGGCCTCGCCGCGCTGGGCGTGCTGGCCTACAAGGCCTACGGCAACTACAACGCCCAGAAAGGCAGCGCGCCACAACGCGAACCACAAACTCTCGACCGCCTGCCACCCGCGCAAGTCGAAGAACATAGCCAGGCGATCCTCAAAGCCCTGGTCGCCGCCGCCAAGGCCGACGGCCACATCGACGAGCGCGAGCGCGAACTGATCGAAGGCGAATTCACCAAACTCGACAACGACCAGGAGCTGCAACACTGGCTCCACGCCGAACTCAACAAACCCCTCGACCCCACCGACGTCGCCCGCGCGGCCAGCACGCCGGAAATGGCGGCGGAGATGTACATCGCCAGTGTGATGCTGGTGGATGAGGATAATTTCATGGAGAAGAGTTATCTGGATGAACTGGCACGGCAGTTGAAATTGGAGCCGGGGTTGAAGGTGGAGTTGGAGAGGCAGGTGCGGTTGGCGGGGGCTTAA
- a CDS encoding HEAT repeat domain-containing protein, with translation MNSKIYEEYNHWLGQNEDSNWNEYITEQVAKGVLKKFNAEDWKLLHDTILSMEQYWQERSAAALGELRSADAIEILKLLLDSESIEVSIAAASELDWTETPIETKYAEKIQNIIDQLPPEEIDYYPELYNLLEKAKKSDKNQ, from the coding sequence ATGAACAGCAAAATTTACGAAGAGTACAATCACTGGCTTGGGCAGAATGAAGACTCCAATTGGAACGAGTACATAACGGAGCAAGTAGCTAAGGGAGTATTGAAAAAATTCAACGCGGAAGATTGGAAACTTTTGCACGACACTATTCTCTCTATGGAGCAATATTGGCAAGAGCGAAGTGCTGCGGCACTGGGTGAATTGCGGTCAGCAGATGCCATAGAGATTTTAAAACTACTTCTTGACTCCGAATCTATCGAGGTATCTATCGCCGCCGCCTCAGAGCTAGACTGGACAGAAACACCAATTGAAACAAAATATGCCGAAAAAATACAAAATATAATTGACCAACTGCCGCCAGAAGAAATCGACTATTATCCAGAGCTGTACAACCTTTTGGAAAAAGCTAAAAAATCAGATAAAAATCAATAA